In the genome of Raphanus sativus cultivar WK10039 chromosome 4, ASM80110v3, whole genome shotgun sequence, one region contains:
- the LOC130511508 gene encoding uncharacterized protein LOC130511508: protein HTALREALTDAEFEELKESRLGVFIKFKEQGFGWASRLVHHLLGLKLDIKKKYEMWCLVGPEPARFSLLEFENITGLNCDYIEDLETPECEVTPQMVSFWEMMGVHREAGPSTDQIIAALKRCGDWSREDRKRLAYLSIFTGFIEGKKFSSATRATLARLVMDLERFENYPWGRVAFKVLMDSLWNKDITGCYTVDGFIQVLQVWAYEAIPGLGASIGLPRANSPSPPILAYDGSRGRRFM, encoded by the coding sequence catactgctcttagggaagctctcactgatgctgaatttgaagagctcaaggagtcgagattgggagttttcatcaagttcaaggagcagggatttggttgggcttcaaggctggttcaccacttgctcggtttaaagctggacattaagaagaagtacgagatgtggtgtctcgttggtccagaacctgcgaggttttcactgttagagtttgaaaacatcactggtctaaactgcgactacatcgaggaccttgagacaccagaatgtgaagttaccccacagatggtttctttctgggagatgatgggagttcatcgggaagctgggccaagtactgatcagataatagcagcactgaagagatgcggggattggtccagggaagatcgcaagcgactcgcgtacctttccatcttcactggattcattgaagggaaaaagttctcaagcgctacacgagctactctcgcaaggctagtgatggatttagaaaggtttgagaattatccatgggggagagtcgcgtttaaggtgctgatggactctttgtggaacaaagatattactggctgttacaccgtggatggctttatacaagttcttcaggtctgggcgtacgaagctattccgggattgggtgctagtattggtctacccagagcaaacagtccgtctccaccgattctggcttacgacggcagcagaggccgcagattcatg